From Myxococcaceae bacterium JPH2, the proteins below share one genomic window:
- a CDS encoding OmpH family outer membrane protein, which produces MSLRSLLAAFAAVLSLALPAAASAADLKLAYVDLQRVLLEVDDGKAAKVSLQKWLDDRQKEIDREQEALRKEKDVLDKQSSALSEETRAQKAMELQKKVMELAQKYERSRAEAANKERQAMEPIVNRIDQIIANIAERDGLSFVLDKRDSGIVFALSQYDISNEVIRNYNTASKKTAPAAKDAPVKK; this is translated from the coding sequence ATGTCGCTTCGAAGCCTTCTGGCGGCCTTCGCCGCTGTCCTGTCCCTTGCCCTGCCGGCCGCCGCGTCGGCCGCTGACCTGAAGCTGGCCTACGTCGACCTGCAGCGCGTGCTGCTCGAGGTGGACGATGGCAAGGCCGCCAAGGTCAGCCTCCAGAAGTGGCTGGATGATCGCCAGAAGGAGATCGACCGCGAGCAGGAGGCGCTGCGCAAGGAGAAGGACGTCCTCGACAAGCAGTCCAGCGCCCTGTCCGAGGAGACCCGCGCCCAGAAGGCCATGGAGCTGCAGAAGAAGGTGATGGAGCTGGCGCAGAAGTACGAGCGCAGCCGCGCGGAGGCCGCCAACAAGGAGCGGCAGGCGATGGAGCCCATCGTCAACCGCATCGATCAGATCATCGCGAACATCGCCGAGCGGGACGGGCTGAGCTTCGTGCTGGACAAGCGTGACTCGGGCATCGTGTTCGCCCTGTCCCAGTACGACATCTCCAACGAGGTGATCCGCAACTACAACACCGCCTCCAAGAAGACGGCGCCGGCGGCGAAGGATGCCCCGGTGAAGAAGTAG
- the lpxD gene encoding UDP-3-O-(3-hydroxymyristoyl)glucosamine N-acyltransferase has translation MSASRPLGELAAHLGGELLGDPAVLIHGLNGLEEAGPGEVSFYGNPRYRRQFESTRASAVLVGLDAPARQGVSLVRVANPHLAYARLLRLFHPVARPAAGVRPGAHVHPEASVHPEATVMPGAVVESGAQIGARSVLYSGAYVGAHARVGEDCVLYPNVTVREQCVVGSRVILHASCVVGADGFGFAFNPEGEEGPEHFKIPQVGIVRIEDDVEVGACTCIDRATVGETVIGRGTKLDNLVQIAHNVRVGPLSLICAQAGVSGSAEVGAGVVLAGQVGVVGHIRVGDLAKVGAQSGVAHDVEDGQVVSGSPAVPHREWLRASAAVGQLADVLKEVRTLRRRVEMLEKEKGG, from the coding sequence ATGTCTGCTTCGCGCCCGCTCGGGGAGCTTGCCGCCCACTTGGGGGGGGAGCTCCTCGGCGACCCTGCTGTGCTCATCCATGGCCTCAACGGGCTCGAAGAGGCTGGGCCCGGCGAGGTGTCCTTCTACGGAAACCCGCGCTACCGCCGGCAGTTCGAGTCCACCCGGGCCTCGGCGGTGCTGGTGGGGTTGGATGCTCCCGCGCGCCAGGGCGTGTCCCTGGTCCGGGTGGCCAATCCGCACCTGGCCTACGCGCGGCTCTTGCGCCTGTTCCACCCCGTGGCGCGTCCCGCCGCGGGAGTGCGACCCGGCGCGCACGTCCACCCCGAGGCGAGCGTCCACCCCGAGGCCACGGTGATGCCGGGCGCGGTGGTGGAGTCCGGTGCGCAAATTGGCGCCCGCTCGGTGTTGTATTCCGGGGCGTACGTCGGGGCGCACGCCCGGGTGGGGGAGGACTGTGTCCTGTACCCCAATGTCACGGTGCGTGAGCAGTGCGTGGTCGGCTCGCGTGTCATCCTCCACGCCTCGTGCGTGGTGGGCGCGGATGGCTTTGGCTTTGCCTTCAACCCCGAGGGGGAAGAGGGGCCGGAGCACTTCAAGATTCCCCAAGTGGGCATCGTCCGCATCGAGGATGACGTGGAGGTCGGTGCCTGCACGTGCATCGATCGCGCGACCGTGGGCGAAACGGTCATCGGGCGTGGGACGAAGCTCGACAACCTGGTGCAGATCGCTCACAACGTGCGCGTGGGCCCGCTGTCGCTCATCTGTGCGCAGGCGGGCGTGTCCGGTTCCGCGGAAGTGGGGGCGGGCGTGGTGCTCGCGGGGCAGGTGGGCGTGGTGGGGCACATCCGAGTGGGTGACCTCGCGAAGGTGGGCGCCCAGTCCGGCGTGGCCCATGACGTGGAAGACGGACAGGTCGTCAGTGGCAGTCCCGCCGTGCCGCACCGCGAGTGGCTGCGCGCCAGCGCCGCGGTGGGACAGCTGGCGGACGTGCTCAAGGAAGTGCGCACCCTGCGCCGCAGGGTGGAGATGCTCGAGAAGGAGAAGGGCGGATGA
- the fabZ gene encoding 3-hydroxyacyl-ACP dehydratase FabZ, whose product MDIGEIQSLLPHRYPFLLVDRVVEFEPGQKLTAFKNVTINEPFFNGHFPGHPVMPGVLILEAMAQATAILAYKSEGMDPTRQVTYLMGIDGARFRKPVIPGDRLELVIEVVRHKGAVWKTRGTAHVDGAKVAEGEFLATVVEKDPDAKASGAEAS is encoded by the coding sequence ATGGACATTGGAGAGATCCAGAGCCTGCTGCCGCACCGCTACCCGTTCCTCTTGGTGGACCGGGTGGTCGAGTTCGAGCCGGGCCAGAAGCTGACGGCCTTCAAGAACGTCACCATCAACGAGCCCTTCTTCAACGGCCACTTCCCGGGCCACCCGGTGATGCCGGGCGTGCTCATCCTGGAGGCCATGGCGCAGGCCACGGCCATCCTGGCGTACAAGAGCGAGGGCATGGACCCCACCCGTCAGGTGACCTACCTGATGGGCATCGACGGCGCGCGGTTCCGCAAGCCGGTGATTCCCGGGGACCGGCTCGAACTCGTCATTGAAGTGGTGCGCCACAAGGGCGCTGTCTGGAAGACGCGGGGCACGGCCCACGTGGACGGCGCGAAGGTGGCCGAGGGTGAGTTCCTCGCCACGGTGGTGGAAAAGGATCCCGACGCGAAGGCCTCCGGGGCCGAGGCGTCCTGA
- the lpxA gene encoding acyl-ACP--UDP-N-acetylglucosamine O-acyltransferase, which produces MAQVHPSAQVHPDARLHETVVVGPFSVIGPQVTIGAGSRVGPHVVIEGRTTLGERNHIFQFASVGAAPQDLKYAGEDTELILGDDNQIREFVTLNLGTAGGGGATRIGHRNLFLANSHVAHDCVVGDECLLANGSALAGHVTVGDSVKISGLVAVHQFTRLGRHSFVSGGSMVTMDVPPYCTVQGDRAALVGLNTVGLERAGFTEEQLSRVKEAYRILFRSKLGLQEALAQLRAELSGHPEVDHLIEFVAQSKRGLTR; this is translated from the coding sequence ATGGCTCAGGTTCACCCCTCCGCGCAGGTTCACCCCGACGCCCGGCTGCACGAGACGGTGGTAGTGGGGCCGTTCAGTGTCATCGGACCCCAGGTGACCATTGGCGCGGGTTCTCGCGTGGGACCCCACGTCGTCATCGAGGGGCGCACGACCCTGGGTGAGCGCAACCACATCTTCCAGTTCGCCTCGGTGGGCGCGGCGCCGCAGGACCTCAAGTACGCGGGCGAGGACACCGAGCTCATCCTCGGGGACGACAACCAGATTCGCGAGTTCGTCACGCTCAACCTGGGCACGGCGGGCGGCGGCGGGGCCACGCGCATTGGCCACCGCAACCTCTTCCTGGCCAACAGCCACGTGGCGCATGACTGCGTGGTGGGTGACGAGTGCCTCTTGGCCAACGGCTCGGCGCTCGCCGGGCACGTGACGGTGGGCGACTCGGTGAAGATCTCCGGGCTGGTGGCGGTGCACCAGTTCACCCGGCTGGGGCGCCACTCGTTCGTCTCCGGTGGCTCCATGGTGACCATGGACGTGCCCCCGTACTGCACGGTGCAGGGCGACCGCGCGGCGCTGGTGGGGCTCAACACCGTGGGCCTGGAGCGCGCGGGCTTCACCGAGGAGCAGCTCTCCCGCGTGAAGGAGGCCTACCGCATCCTGTTCCGCTCCAAGCTGGGGCTGCAGGAGGCGCTGGCGCAGCTTCGCGCGGAGCTCTCGGGGCACCCGGAAGTCGACCACCTCATCGAGTTCGTGGCGCAGAGCAAGCGCGGACTGACGCGCTAG
- the lpxI gene encoding UDP-2,3-diacylglucosamine diphosphatase LpxI (LpxI, functionally equivalent to LpxH, replaces it in LPS biosynthesis in a minority of bacteria.), giving the protein MERIGLIAGNGQLPFLFARAARARGQEVVAVAHRGETDPALASEVDQLTWVRVGQVDRIQKAFLGAGVKQAAMAGGIGRVRALSDARPDLGAVRIISRLRSFRDDALLRAVAADFESRGITIIAPTDYLGEVLCPEGHLAGPRLHPAQETDVALGREVAVLLGQADVGQTVVVRNGHVLALEAVEGTDETIRRGAKLGGKGAVVVKRCKPQQDLRFDLPAVGPRTLEVMEEVGATVLALEVGRTVLLDAPALFAGAQARGITLVGVR; this is encoded by the coding sequence GTGGAGCGAATCGGGCTCATCGCGGGCAACGGCCAGCTCCCCTTCCTCTTCGCGCGGGCGGCCCGAGCGCGGGGGCAGGAAGTGGTGGCCGTGGCGCACCGGGGAGAGACGGACCCGGCGCTGGCCTCCGAGGTCGACCAGCTCACCTGGGTTCGGGTGGGGCAGGTGGACCGCATCCAGAAGGCCTTCCTGGGCGCGGGCGTGAAGCAGGCCGCCATGGCGGGCGGCATTGGCCGCGTTCGTGCGCTGTCCGACGCGCGGCCCGACCTGGGCGCGGTGCGCATCATCTCGCGGCTGCGCAGCTTCCGGGATGACGCCCTCTTGCGCGCGGTGGCGGCGGACTTCGAGTCGCGCGGCATCACCATCATCGCGCCCACGGACTACCTGGGCGAGGTGCTGTGCCCCGAGGGACACCTGGCCGGCCCGCGCCTGCATCCCGCGCAGGAGACGGACGTGGCGCTGGGGCGCGAGGTGGCGGTGCTGCTGGGGCAGGCGGACGTGGGCCAGACGGTGGTGGTGCGCAATGGCCACGTGCTCGCGCTGGAGGCGGTGGAGGGCACGGACGAGACCATCCGTCGCGGCGCGAAGCTGGGCGGCAAGGGCGCCGTGGTGGTGAAGCGCTGCAAGCCCCAGCAGGACCTGCGCTTCGACCTGCCGGCGGTGGGGCCTCGCACGCTGGAGGTGATGGAGGAAGTGGGCGCCACGGTGCTGGCCCTGGAGGTGGGGCGCACGGTGTTGCTGGACGCGCCCGCGCTGTTCGCCGGCGCCCAGGCGCGCGGCATCACGCTGGTGGGCGTGCGCTGA
- a CDS encoding OmpA family protein — MNARLLLRCLVLLCLPFPAFADAIRVSLEARAARGEGTPTLLVHILEPIEGFQVTLKRGDGQAMDVKGGGKPGVTRRIPLPQPDGRFHYEGALTVRFSDAEPATLPLAFDTELFGPLRLEVRKEDVDVAARRLRFTLSRPAGKTEVVVLMDTGKKAFEGEVDFHGAAAGSPLEVTWPAAEGRVMKVALKAFDTSDFYTGVDVFPWQVDIPHEEVGFASNRAEVPADERAKLDTSYGLIRDALAKYGRFAALRLYVVGHTDTVGGADDNRALSLRRARSLAAAFRQRGLRVPVFYEGFGEQSLAVPTPDETAEARNRRAEYIIAVEEPSLKDAPFTPRWHPL, encoded by the coding sequence ATGAATGCCCGTCTCCTGCTCCGCTGCCTTGTCCTGCTGTGCCTTCCTTTCCCCGCGTTCGCCGACGCCATTCGGGTCTCCCTGGAGGCTCGCGCCGCGCGAGGGGAGGGGACACCGACGCTGCTCGTGCACATCCTCGAACCCATCGAGGGATTCCAAGTGACGCTCAAGCGTGGCGACGGCCAAGCGATGGACGTGAAGGGCGGCGGAAAGCCGGGCGTGACGCGCCGCATCCCCCTCCCGCAGCCGGACGGACGCTTTCACTACGAAGGGGCGCTGACGGTGCGCTTCTCGGACGCGGAGCCCGCCACGCTGCCCCTGGCCTTCGACACGGAGCTGTTCGGCCCGCTGCGCCTGGAGGTGCGCAAGGAGGATGTGGACGTGGCCGCGCGGCGGCTGCGCTTCACGCTCTCGCGCCCGGCGGGGAAGACCGAGGTGGTGGTGCTGATGGACACCGGCAAGAAGGCGTTCGAGGGCGAGGTGGACTTCCACGGCGCCGCCGCGGGCTCTCCGCTGGAGGTGACCTGGCCGGCGGCGGAGGGCCGGGTGATGAAGGTGGCCCTCAAGGCCTTCGATACCTCGGACTTCTACACCGGGGTGGATGTGTTCCCGTGGCAGGTGGACATCCCCCACGAGGAAGTGGGCTTTGCTTCCAACCGCGCGGAAGTCCCCGCGGACGAGCGGGCGAAGCTCGACACCTCCTACGGTCTCATCCGGGACGCGCTGGCGAAGTACGGGCGCTTCGCGGCGCTGCGGCTCTACGTCGTGGGGCACACCGACACCGTGGGCGGCGCGGACGACAACCGCGCGCTGTCCTTGCGGCGGGCGCGCAGCCTGGCGGCGGCGTTCCGACAGCGGGGCCTGCGGGTGCCCGTGTTCTACGAGGGGTTCGGCGAGCAGTCGCTGGCCGTGCCCACCCCCGACGAGACGGCGGAGGCTCGCAACCGTCGCGCCGAGTACATCATCGCGGTGGAGGAGCCGTCGCTGAAGGACGCGCCCTTCACCCCCAGGTGGCACCCACTGTGA
- a CDS encoding NAAT family transporter: MSSSLSLFLVSLSAVFFVVDPIGVVPLFLAMTAGDSRDKIRRTALRACLVACGLMLFFALFGSIIFKVFGVSLGAFRVAGGILLLMTALDMLRARPAATRTSPTEEQEGAVKEDIAIVPLAIPLLAGPGAIATAMVLMAKGGSSFRTMIPVLAAIVLTFVSCYFILGASSLVQRVLRQSGVAILERVSGLILAAIAVQFIADGAKDLMR, from the coding sequence ATGTCCAGCTCCCTGTCGCTCTTCCTCGTCTCCCTGTCCGCCGTCTTCTTCGTGGTGGACCCCATTGGCGTCGTCCCGCTCTTCCTGGCGATGACGGCGGGAGACTCGCGCGACAAGATTCGCCGCACCGCCCTGCGCGCCTGCCTGGTGGCGTGCGGGCTGATGCTGTTCTTCGCCCTCTTCGGCAGCATCATCTTCAAGGTGTTCGGCGTGTCGCTGGGCGCCTTCCGGGTGGCGGGCGGCATCCTGCTTTTGATGACCGCGCTGGACATGCTGCGCGCGCGGCCGGCCGCCACGCGCACCAGCCCGACGGAAGAGCAGGAAGGCGCCGTGAAGGAGGACATCGCCATCGTCCCCCTCGCCATCCCGCTCCTGGCGGGCCCGGGTGCCATCGCCACCGCGATGGTGCTGATGGCGAAGGGCGGCTCGTCCTTTCGCACGATGATTCCCGTGCTGGCCGCCATCGTGCTGACGTTCGTGTCCTGCTACTTCATCCTGGGGGCCTCCAGCCTGGTGCAGCGCGTGCTGCGCCAGTCGGGCGTCGCCATCCTGGAGCGCGTGTCCGGACTCATCCTGGCCGCCATCGCCGTGCAGTTCATCGCGGATGGCGCCAAGGACCTGATGCGCTAG
- a CDS encoding polyprenol monophosphomannose synthase produces the protein MNRALVCIPTYNERENIEPITQAVLQADSRVDILIVDDNSPDGTGQIADALAAKEPRIRVFHREKKEGLGRAYLAAFRWALAEPYTYILEMDADFSHDPRFLPQLLDAAEGGADLVLGSRYVTGGGTVNWGVGRQVISQGGSLYARTILGVDVRDLTGGFKCFHRRVLEAMDLDAVHSTGYAFQIELTYRTLRKGFTVREVPIVFEDRRVGHSKMNKKIFLEALGMVWKLRFTV, from the coding sequence ATGAACCGCGCGCTGGTCTGCATCCCTACCTACAACGAGCGTGAGAACATCGAGCCCATCACCCAAGCGGTGCTGCAGGCCGACTCTCGCGTGGACATCCTCATCGTCGATGACAACTCGCCCGACGGGACCGGGCAGATCGCCGACGCGCTCGCGGCGAAGGAGCCGCGCATCCGCGTGTTCCACCGCGAGAAGAAGGAAGGCCTGGGGCGTGCCTACCTCGCGGCCTTCCGCTGGGCCCTGGCGGAGCCCTACACGTACATCCTGGAGATGGACGCGGACTTCAGCCATGACCCGCGCTTCCTGCCCCAGCTGCTGGATGCGGCCGAGGGCGGCGCGGACCTGGTGCTCGGCTCGCGCTACGTCACGGGCGGCGGCACGGTGAACTGGGGCGTGGGCCGGCAGGTCATCAGCCAGGGAGGCTCGCTCTACGCGCGCACCATCCTGGGCGTGGACGTGCGAGACCTGACGGGCGGGTTCAAGTGCTTCCACCGCCGGGTGCTGGAGGCGATGGACCTGGACGCGGTGCACAGCACGGGATACGCGTTCCAAATCGAACTGACGTATCGCACTTTGCGCAAGGGCTTCACCGTGCGCGAGGTCCCCATCGTGTTCGAGGACCGACGTGTCGGTCACTCGAAGATGAACAAGAAGATTTTCCTCGAGGCGCTCGGCATGGTGTGGAAGCTGCGCTTCACCGTGTAG
- the lpxB gene encoding lipid-A-disaccharide synthase: MTSSAPRILVVAGEASGDAHASELVAALQALRPDLTFFGMGGTRLAARGVELLFDAREVSVMGITEVLPRIPRILRVLHGLAAAAAERRPVCAILVDIPDFNLRLAKKLKALGIPVAYYVSPMIWAWRRGRVRTIKRLVDRMLCILPFEEAFYRDAGVDARYVGSPVVEQVPAPQSAAAFRERLGLKPDAPTLALLPGSRMSEIRRILPTMVGAARQLQAERPGLQVVVPVAPTIAREEVASRFDGSGVTPILVDGQAPEVVGASDAAVVASGTAVLEAGLMQRPLVVVYRVSLITYWVGRLLLQVAFVSLVNLLAGRRVVPELLQGEMTPERIADEVRRVWLPGAPRDAMVQGLTEVRQRLGEVGAAQRAAEAVLELLPPRRV; this comes from the coding sequence ATGACGTCTTCCGCCCCTCGCATCCTCGTCGTGGCCGGCGAGGCCTCCGGCGACGCCCACGCCTCCGAGCTGGTCGCCGCCCTCCAAGCCCTCCGACCTGACCTCACCTTCTTTGGCATGGGAGGCACGCGCCTGGCCGCCCGAGGGGTGGAGCTCCTCTTCGACGCTCGGGAGGTGTCCGTCATGGGCATCACCGAGGTCCTCCCGCGCATCCCCCGCATCCTGCGCGTGCTCCACGGGCTGGCCGCCGCCGCCGCCGAGCGGCGTCCGGTCTGCGCCATCCTGGTGGACATCCCGGACTTCAACCTGCGCCTGGCCAAGAAGCTCAAGGCGCTGGGCATCCCCGTCGCCTACTACGTGTCGCCGATGATCTGGGCGTGGCGGCGCGGGCGGGTGCGCACCATCAAGCGCCTCGTGGACCGGATGCTCTGCATCCTGCCCTTCGAGGAGGCGTTCTACCGGGACGCCGGAGTGGACGCGCGCTACGTGGGCAGCCCCGTGGTGGAGCAGGTGCCCGCGCCCCAGAGCGCCGCCGCGTTCCGAGAGCGCCTGGGACTCAAGCCGGACGCCCCCACGCTCGCGCTGCTGCCCGGCAGCCGCATGAGTGAGATTCGCCGCATCCTGCCCACGATGGTGGGCGCCGCGCGGCAGCTCCAGGCCGAGCGGCCCGGACTCCAGGTGGTGGTGCCCGTGGCGCCCACCATCGCGCGGGAAGAGGTCGCGTCACGATTCGATGGCAGCGGGGTCACCCCCATCCTGGTGGACGGCCAGGCGCCCGAGGTGGTGGGCGCCAGCGACGCGGCCGTGGTCGCTTCTGGGACGGCTGTCCTCGAGGCCGGGCTGATGCAGCGCCCCCTGGTCGTCGTGTACCGCGTGTCGCTCATCACCTACTGGGTGGGCCGGCTGCTGCTCCAGGTCGCGTTCGTGTCCCTGGTGAACCTCTTGGCGGGCCGGCGCGTGGTGCCCGAGCTGCTCCAGGGCGAGATGACCCCCGAGCGCATCGCGGACGAGGTGCGCCGCGTCTGGCTGCCCGGCGCCCCTCGGGACGCGATGGTCCAGGGCCTGACGGAGGTCCGCCAACGGCTGGGAGAGGTGGGCGCGGCCCAGCGGGCCGCCGAGGCCGTGCTGGAGCTGCTGCCCCCGCGCCGCGTTTAG
- a CDS encoding response regulator: MRDRVEAVDCGSPVKTLLLAESHPPTLEHLTGLLSQAGYTVRPVHDAITALEHFSADNPDIVVLSVDLPRVDGQHVVHLIRSHSQGGRVPIVAIDKGHLGRARGVASVLDLKVNAYIPDPLKPGELVPRLEPLVRAAQAVPLTGILATLSRPAVIAGELRGYPLPAQLHGLYRLRRDGVLVAAHRDLSRRVYFLRGGAVSFDSTSRQDSLPRFLRVRGVLTEAQEARVVEALGSGLRIGAALADAGVEAAGEDLLQLLRDYTREMLGRVLSMREGRYAFYAGDEFASEVATVEAPALAPLLQGGRRMFPLKVMAASLRANLNEYAVRSADFSRDLQAMALDTEDLKIALQINGRIMLRDLLAHGRGELRASYTLLWFLKLTGGVTFSPMPVATGSDALSAVTAPDVIAPRKRKTMPVETAAAVREEAVRIITRSYFGCLGLDIAADAEAVERAYHETAMRFHPDTHAEFDLSDLKDLLDSVQEKLSAAYRVLSVEEKRKAYLQYLFSRQDVVGRATTINVDAEIALRRGEASLKKRDFRAAMQAFEEAVAFNPGEPEYYSYLAWATYQGSPGPLVQRARGAQKALKRALTLDPYLERAQIIAAIIEMDLGDAPLARKKLLKVLELNPYSTLAKAALQKVGK, from the coding sequence ATGCGAGACCGGGTGGAGGCTGTAGACTGCGGCTCCCCTGTGAAGACGCTCCTGCTCGCCGAGAGCCATCCTCCTACGCTGGAGCACCTGACCGGACTGCTGTCGCAGGCAGGCTACACCGTGCGTCCGGTGCACGACGCCATCACGGCGCTGGAGCACTTCTCGGCGGACAATCCCGACATCGTCGTGCTGTCGGTGGACCTTCCCCGCGTGGATGGCCAGCACGTGGTGCACCTCATCCGCTCTCACAGCCAGGGCGGGCGGGTGCCCATCGTCGCCATCGACAAGGGGCATCTGGGTCGAGCGCGCGGCGTGGCCTCGGTGCTGGACCTGAAGGTCAACGCGTACATTCCGGATCCGCTCAAGCCCGGTGAGCTGGTTCCGCGCCTGGAGCCGCTGGTGCGCGCCGCTCAGGCCGTCCCGCTGACGGGCATCCTGGCGACACTGTCGCGTCCCGCGGTGATTGCCGGGGAGCTGCGGGGCTATCCCTTGCCCGCCCAGTTGCATGGCCTCTACCGGCTGCGCCGCGACGGCGTGCTCGTGGCCGCGCATCGCGACCTGTCCCGGCGCGTGTACTTCCTGCGTGGCGGAGCGGTGAGCTTCGACTCCACCTCGCGCCAGGACTCTCTTCCGCGGTTTCTTCGCGTGCGCGGCGTCCTCACCGAGGCGCAGGAAGCGCGTGTGGTGGAGGCGCTGGGCTCCGGGCTTCGCATCGGCGCGGCGCTGGCGGACGCGGGCGTGGAGGCGGCGGGCGAGGACCTGCTGCAGCTGTTGCGGGATTACACGCGCGAGATGCTCGGCCGCGTGTTGAGCATGCGCGAGGGGCGGTACGCGTTCTACGCGGGAGACGAGTTCGCCTCCGAGGTCGCCACGGTGGAGGCTCCGGCGCTCGCGCCCTTGCTCCAGGGGGGACGGCGCATGTTCCCGCTGAAGGTGATGGCCGCGTCGCTGCGCGCGAACCTGAACGAGTACGCCGTGCGCTCGGCGGACTTCAGCCGGGACCTCCAGGCGATGGCGCTGGACACGGAGGACCTGAAGATCGCCCTGCAGATCAACGGGCGCATCATGCTGCGCGACCTGCTGGCGCACGGGCGCGGCGAACTGCGCGCGTCGTACACGCTCCTGTGGTTCCTCAAGCTGACGGGCGGCGTGACGTTCTCGCCGATGCCGGTGGCCACGGGCTCGGATGCCCTGAGCGCGGTGACGGCTCCGGATGTCATCGCGCCGCGCAAGCGCAAGACGATGCCGGTGGAGACGGCCGCGGCGGTGCGCGAAGAGGCCGTGCGCATCATCACCCGGAGCTACTTCGGGTGCTTGGGGCTGGACATCGCGGCGGACGCGGAGGCGGTGGAGCGCGCGTACCACGAGACCGCGATGCGCTTTCATCCAGACACCCACGCCGAGTTCGACCTGTCGGACCTGAAGGATCTGCTCGACTCGGTGCAGGAGAAGCTGTCCGCGGCGTACCGGGTGCTCAGCGTGGAGGAGAAGCGCAAGGCCTACCTCCAGTATCTCTTCAGCCGGCAGGATGTGGTGGGTCGCGCCACGACCATCAACGTGGACGCGGAGATCGCCCTGCGGCGGGGCGAGGCCTCGCTGAAGAAGCGCGACTTCCGCGCGGCCATGCAGGCCTTCGAGGAAGCGGTTGCGTTCAACCCGGGCGAGCCGGAGTACTACTCGTACCTCGCCTGGGCCACGTACCAGGGCTCGCCGGGGCCGTTGGTGCAGCGGGCGCGCGGCGCGCAGAAGGCGCTCAAGAGGGCGCTCACGTTGGATCCGTACCTGGAGCGGGCGCAGATCATCGCGGCCATCATCGAGATGGACCTGGGCGATGCGCCCCTGGCGCGCAAGAAGCTGCTCAAGGTGCTGGAGCTGAATCCGTATTCCACGCTGGCGAAGGCCGCGTTGCAGAAGGTGGGGAAGTAG